A window from Candidatus Nitrosotenuis uzonensis encodes these proteins:
- the ilvA gene encoding threonine ammonia-lyase, producing the protein MTPTYDDIVKNRGSYGKVVRKTPLHYSETFSRMSGSHVYLKAEFQQKTGSFKLRGAYAKIKSLSNEEKKNGVIAASAGNHAQGVAYASKLEKIPCTIVMPITASPAKVAATRGYGAKVLLQGINYDESWLKAQEISKKTGAKIIHAFDDPQIIAANGAIGLEILEDLPDVDEIYVPIGGGGLAAGILLAVKKRNPKIKVIGVESKGFPAMRNSLKAGRLQAVKGTRTIADGIAVKTPGRLTFKIINDLIDDIVLVDDTQIVKTMFLLMERAKMVVEPAGAVTLAYLLDVKPSPSKKVVPILGGGNVDMYLLGQIVAKGLAAMTRMIRIFILLKDKPGALKEVVDEIASLSVNIVEVVHDRLSSNIDAGTAGVTLSLETEGKEHAQRLISHLKAKNIQFKIMP; encoded by the coding sequence ATGACTCCTACATACGATGATATTGTAAAAAACAGAGGTTCGTATGGCAAGGTGGTCAGAAAGACGCCACTACATTACAGTGAAACGTTCAGTAGAATGTCAGGCTCTCATGTTTACCTAAAAGCAGAATTTCAACAAAAAACAGGATCATTTAAGCTGAGAGGCGCATATGCAAAAATAAAATCACTTTCCAATGAAGAGAAAAAAAATGGTGTCATTGCGGCATCTGCTGGTAACCATGCACAGGGTGTTGCTTATGCATCAAAGCTTGAAAAGATACCGTGCACGATAGTTATGCCAATCACAGCATCACCAGCAAAAGTTGCTGCAACTAGGGGGTATGGTGCTAAGGTCTTACTCCAAGGCATAAACTACGATGAATCTTGGTTGAAAGCCCAAGAGATCTCAAAGAAAACAGGAGCCAAAATAATTCACGCGTTTGATGATCCTCAGATCATCGCTGCAAATGGGGCAATTGGACTTGAGATTTTAGAAGACTTGCCAGATGTAGATGAGATATATGTTCCCATAGGAGGCGGCGGTCTTGCAGCTGGGATCTTGCTTGCAGTAAAAAAACGTAATCCAAAAATCAAGGTAATAGGAGTGGAGTCAAAAGGGTTTCCTGCCATGCGCAATTCACTAAAGGCCGGAAGACTGCAGGCAGTGAAAGGTACGAGAACAATAGCGGATGGAATCGCAGTAAAAACTCCAGGTCGACTTACATTCAAGATAATTAACGATCTAATCGATGACATAGTTTTGGTAGACGATACACAGATAGTCAAGACTATGTTTTTGTTAATGGAACGAGCCAAGATGGTAGTTGAACCTGCAGGTGCAGTAACACTGGCATATCTGCTTGATGTAAAGCCATCACCAAGCAAGAAGGTAGTTCCAATTCTCGGTGGAGGAAACGTAGACATGTATCTTTTGGGACAAATAGTGGCAAAAGGATTGGCTGCCATGACTAGGATGATAAGAATATTCATATTGCTAAAAGACAAGCCTGGAGCCCTCAAAGAAGTGGTAGATGAAATTGCATCACTCAGTGTAAACATAGTAGAAGTGGTTCATGACAGACTAAGCTCGAACATAGATGCTGGAACAGCAGGCGTTACACTAAGTCTTGAAACAGAAGGAAAAGAACACGCTCAAAGACTAATATCACATTTGAAGGCAAAAAACATCCAGTTCAAAATCATGCCATAG